The following are from one region of the Melaminivora suipulveris genome:
- a CDS encoding NADPH-dependent FMN reductase, protein MALKLQVIVCSTRPGRVGLPVAQWFQQYAKEHAGFDVQLVDLADFGLPLYDEPKHPRMQQYQHAHTKRWSESVAAADAYVFVTPEYNYMPPPSLVNALDYVYNEWNYKPCGFVSYGGVSGGLRAVQMARLHTTTLKMMPMVESVAIPSVSNHVKHGAAFESNELIDASAKTMLDEMLRWARALQPMREKA, encoded by the coding sequence ATGGCACTCAAGCTCCAGGTCATCGTTTGCAGCACCCGTCCCGGCCGCGTCGGCCTGCCGGTGGCGCAGTGGTTCCAACAATACGCAAAGGAGCACGCCGGCTTCGACGTGCAGCTCGTCGATCTGGCCGACTTCGGCCTGCCCCTGTACGACGAACCCAAGCACCCGCGCATGCAGCAATACCAGCACGCGCACACCAAGCGCTGGAGCGAGAGCGTCGCCGCGGCCGACGCCTATGTGTTCGTCACGCCGGAGTACAACTACATGCCGCCGCCCTCGCTGGTCAACGCGCTGGACTACGTCTACAACGAGTGGAACTACAAGCCCTGCGGTTTCGTGAGTTATGGCGGCGTCTCGGGCGGCCTGCGCGCGGTGCAGATGGCGCGGCTGCACACGACCACGCTGAAGATGATGCCCATGGTGGAGTCGGTGGCCATCCCCTCGGTATCCAACCACGTCAAGCACGGCGCGGCATTCGAGTCCAACGAGCTGATCGACGCGTCCGCCAAGACCATGCTGGACGAAATGCTGCGCTGGGCTAGGGCACTCCAGCCCATGCGCGAGAAGGCCTGA
- a CDS encoding pirin family protein, producing MSTVDMVIEQRRRSLGGGFEVGRVLPFAKRRMVGPFIFFDHMGPLDLAAGVDRSVDVRPHPHIGLSTVTYLFAGEMMHRDSIGYQQAIRPREVNWMTAGSGVTHSERFEKARAVGDHLHGIQAWVALPREFEESDPSFSHHEGSDLPQWSEGGVEGRLIAGSAYGLTAGAATHSPLFYAHLDVQAGATAEIPSGHAERALYIATGAVELGGQRYQAGRMLVLGADASRLRAVEPSSVMVLGGEPIGERHIYWNFVSSSKERLAQAAADWEAGRMKLPDADDQEFIPLPDGPRPSAPAMS from the coding sequence ATGAGCACAGTGGACATGGTGATCGAGCAGCGCCGCCGCAGCCTGGGCGGCGGCTTCGAGGTTGGGCGCGTGCTGCCCTTTGCCAAGCGGCGCATGGTCGGCCCCTTCATCTTCTTCGACCACATGGGGCCGCTCGATCTGGCCGCCGGTGTGGACCGCAGCGTGGACGTGCGCCCGCACCCGCACATCGGCCTGTCCACCGTGACCTACCTGTTCGCCGGCGAGATGATGCACCGCGACAGCATCGGCTACCAGCAGGCCATCCGCCCGCGCGAGGTCAACTGGATGACCGCCGGCAGCGGCGTCACGCACAGCGAGCGCTTTGAGAAAGCCCGCGCCGTGGGCGACCACCTGCACGGCATCCAGGCCTGGGTTGCGCTGCCCAGGGAGTTCGAGGAATCCGACCCATCGTTTTCGCACCACGAGGGCAGCGACCTGCCGCAGTGGAGCGAGGGCGGCGTGGAGGGCCGCCTGATCGCCGGCAGCGCCTATGGCCTGACGGCAGGCGCGGCCACGCATTCGCCGCTTTTCTATGCGCACCTGGACGTGCAGGCGGGCGCGACGGCCGAGATCCCGAGCGGCCACGCCGAGCGCGCGCTGTACATCGCGACCGGCGCGGTGGAGCTCGGCGGCCAGCGCTACCAGGCCGGCCGGATGCTGGTGCTGGGCGCCGATGCCTCCAGGCTGCGCGCCGTGGAGCCGTCGAGCGTGATGGTGCTGGGCGGCGAGCCCATCGGCGAGCGCCACATCTACTGGAATTTCGTCTCCTCGTCCAAGGAGCGCCTGGCGCAGGCCGCCGCCGACTGGGAGGCCGGCCGCATGAAGCTGCCCGACGCCGACGACCAGGAATTCATCCCGCTGCCGGATGGCCCCCGGCCCAGCGCGCCGGCCATGTCCTGA
- a CDS encoding pirin family protein, with amino-acid sequence MTKRVLGRFGNERGHWVGDGFPVRSLFSYHDMGSRISPFLLLDYAGPHTFEPTQARRGVGQHPHRGFETVTIVYDGEVEHRDSAGNGGVIGPGDVQWMTAAGGIVHEEYHSPAFARAGGPFRMVQLWVNLPARDKGEPAGYQAITNADIPVVDLPDGAGTARVIAGEYGSARGPARTFTPVNVWDVALAADAELTLELPEGHTSMVVVLTGHVTVGGTQPAGEAQMVLLSRDGSDVAIHADGASRLLVLTGEPIEEPIVGYGPFVMNSQAEIRQAIEDFNSGRFAKAAPVAAV; translated from the coding sequence ATGACCAAGAGAGTTCTCGGCCGCTTTGGCAACGAGCGCGGCCACTGGGTGGGCGACGGGTTTCCGGTGCGCTCGCTGTTTTCCTATCACGACATGGGCTCGCGCATCAGCCCGTTTTTGCTGCTCGACTACGCCGGGCCGCACACCTTCGAGCCGACCCAGGCCCGGCGCGGCGTGGGCCAGCACCCGCACCGCGGTTTCGAGACCGTGACCATCGTCTACGACGGCGAGGTCGAGCACCGCGACAGCGCCGGCAATGGCGGCGTGATCGGCCCCGGCGACGTGCAGTGGATGACGGCTGCCGGCGGCATCGTGCACGAGGAATACCACTCGCCAGCCTTCGCCAGGGCGGGCGGGCCGTTTCGCATGGTCCAGCTCTGGGTCAATCTGCCAGCCAGGGACAAGGGCGAGCCGGCGGGCTACCAGGCCATCACGAACGCCGACATCCCGGTCGTCGATCTGCCGGACGGCGCGGGCACGGCGCGGGTCATCGCGGGCGAATATGGCAGCGCCAGGGGGCCGGCCAGGACCTTCACGCCCGTGAACGTCTGGGACGTGGCTCTGGCGGCCGACGCCGAGCTGACGCTGGAGCTGCCCGAGGGCCACACCAGCATGGTCGTCGTGCTGACCGGCCATGTGACGGTGGGCGGCACGCAGCCGGCGGGCGAGGCGCAGATGGTGCTGCTCAGCCGCGATGGCAGCGACGTGGCGATCCACGCCGACGGCGCGTCCCGTCTGCTGGTGCTGACCGGCGAGCCGATCGAGGAGCCCATCGTCGGCTATGGTCCGTTCGTGATGAACAGCCAGGCCGAGATCCGCCAGGCGATCGAGGACTTCAACAGCGGCCGCTTCGCCAAGGCGGCGCCGGTGGCTGCGGTCTGA